A portion of the Simkania negevensis Z genome contains these proteins:
- the xseB gene encoding exodeoxyribonuclease VII small subunit has translation MIEKTAGSFSFEEAYARLETILEELNSGELSLEKSLKLYEEADKLIAHCNEKLSNAEQKIQTLIKNREGQVVMNDAAQPKMEAFSHQTSYDPAT, from the coding sequence ATGATTGAAAAGACTGCAGGTAGCTTCTCTTTCGAAGAGGCCTATGCGAGGCTCGAAACCATTTTGGAAGAACTCAATTCTGGAGAACTTTCTCTTGAAAAGTCTTTAAAGCTCTATGAAGAAGCCGATAAATTAATAGCCCACTGTAACGAGAAACTCAGCAATGCTGAACAAAAGATTCAAACTCTGATTAAAAACCGCGAAGGCCAAGTTGTCATGAATGATGCGGCCCAGCCAAAGATGGAAGCTTTTTCACATCAAACATCTTATGATCCCGCTACTTGA
- the xseA gene encoding exodeoxyribonuclease VII large subunit, with protein sequence MTMTTAEALSVTELTQAIKHQLESNFTALSVKGEVTNLRLQASGHYYFSLKDENAQISAVLFQGNARFAKHLPKMGDQVLVKGEINVYAPRGTYQIIVREIEHAGLGELLLKFHKLKSKLEKMGWFDPAKKKPLPTYPKTIGVVTSPTGAVIQDILNVLKRRFPNFHLILNPVKVQGAGAAEEIAQAIDDFNRFGLADILIIGRGGGSLEDLWAFNEECVAAAIFRSKIPIVSAVGHETDVTIADCVADVRAPTPSAAAELSVKELHLQLNFLQEARRRTASMLAHAVKQGRLKLAGIQRHPLFKTPYTLLADHFQRIDGVYEDLNQTLNTFLKEKSLQVEALKKHLQGLSPNARLKLLKEKMYSYQRALERQVSHQIQRKKEQLKPKELTSYLESQMLKKLKNQKEKLSQISSHLKSINPNNLLKKGYCIPFAEKDHSVIMSTHALQAGEKILLQMYDGSVNSTIDEVHPKHD encoded by the coding sequence ATGACGATGACGACCGCTGAAGCTTTAAGCGTCACCGAACTGACGCAGGCGATTAAACACCAGCTTGAATCAAATTTTACGGCTCTTTCTGTCAAAGGCGAAGTAACCAATTTGCGCTTGCAAGCGTCTGGTCATTATTATTTTAGTTTGAAAGACGAAAATGCTCAAATTTCAGCTGTCCTTTTTCAGGGAAATGCCCGTTTTGCGAAACACCTCCCTAAAATGGGCGATCAGGTCCTCGTCAAAGGGGAAATTAATGTTTACGCCCCCCGAGGCACCTACCAAATTATCGTTCGCGAAATCGAGCATGCAGGACTAGGAGAACTCCTTTTAAAATTTCACAAGCTCAAGAGTAAGCTAGAAAAAATGGGCTGGTTTGATCCGGCTAAGAAAAAACCACTCCCCACCTATCCTAAGACGATTGGAGTCGTGACAAGCCCAACAGGTGCTGTGATCCAAGATATCTTGAACGTCTTGAAACGGCGCTTTCCTAACTTTCACTTGATTTTGAACCCTGTGAAAGTCCAAGGGGCGGGTGCAGCAGAAGAAATCGCTCAGGCAATTGATGACTTTAACCGCTTTGGGTTGGCCGATATTTTGATCATCGGACGTGGAGGTGGAAGCCTTGAGGACCTTTGGGCTTTCAATGAAGAATGCGTGGCTGCAGCCATTTTTCGATCAAAGATTCCTATCGTCTCTGCTGTGGGACATGAGACGGATGTCACGATTGCCGACTGTGTGGCAGATGTTCGCGCTCCAACTCCTTCGGCTGCAGCAGAACTTTCTGTGAAAGAGCTCCACCTACAGCTCAATTTTCTCCAGGAGGCAAGACGACGCACAGCTTCGATGCTTGCGCATGCAGTCAAGCAAGGAAGGCTAAAACTAGCAGGGATTCAGCGTCACCCCCTTTTCAAAACACCTTATACTTTACTAGCGGATCACTTTCAGCGGATTGACGGAGTCTACGAAGATTTAAATCAAACGTTGAATACCTTTCTTAAAGAAAAATCTCTGCAAGTGGAGGCCCTTAAAAAGCACCTGCAAGGCCTCAGCCCTAATGCAAGACTCAAGCTCTTAAAAGAAAAAATGTATTCTTATCAGCGCGCACTAGAAAGACAAGTTTCTCATCAAATTCAACGAAAAAAAGAGCAACTTAAGCCCAAAGAACTCACCTCCTATCTTGAATCCCAAATGCTTAAAAAATTGAAAAATCAAAAAGAAAAACTGAGTCAGATTAGTTCTCACTTAAAATCGATCAATCCTAATAACTTATTAAAGAAGGGGTACTGCATCCCCTTTGCGGAAAAAGATCATTCCGTTATTATGTCAACTCACGCACTTCAAGCTGGTGAGAAGATCCTTCTCCAAATGTATGATGGAAGTGTTAACTCAACAATCGACGAGGTACACCCCAAGCATGATTGA
- the tpiA gene encoding triose-phosphate isomerase: MKRRIIIAGNWKMHMSAAETRAFVEQLLPQVKGVSSSVYLAPPFTSIQAATDAALGSAVCIGAQNMSQYHKGAYTGEVSSMMLKEAGASFVILGHSERRHIFKEDNEMIHSKLKWALEEKIEPILCIGETQEERDQNRTKEVLETQLGEALKDFSPEEVRKMILAYEPVWAIGTGKTATPEIAQEAHLLCRSFVAEKCGKEAAEVVPILYGGSVKPENIGELIQKPDIDGALIGGASLEVDSFAQIIHNVEETLK, from the coding sequence ATGAAGCGAAGAATTATTATTGCTGGGAACTGGAAGATGCACATGTCTGCAGCCGAAACGCGTGCATTTGTCGAGCAGCTTTTGCCACAGGTTAAAGGTGTCTCATCGAGTGTTTATCTCGCGCCACCATTCACATCGATCCAGGCTGCGACGGATGCTGCGCTAGGAAGCGCAGTGTGCATTGGGGCGCAAAACATGAGCCAGTACCATAAAGGGGCTTACACAGGAGAAGTTTCCTCCATGATGCTAAAAGAAGCAGGAGCTTCTTTTGTGATTCTCGGTCACTCAGAACGACGCCACATTTTTAAAGAAGATAATGAAATGATCCACTCCAAGCTTAAATGGGCCTTAGAAGAAAAAATCGAGCCCATTCTTTGCATTGGTGAAACTCAAGAAGAGCGAGATCAAAACAGGACGAAAGAGGTCTTAGAAACTCAACTGGGAGAAGCCCTAAAAGACTTTTCTCCCGAAGAGGTCCGAAAAATGATTTTGGCATATGAACCTGTCTGGGCAATTGGGACAGGGAAAACTGCTACACCTGAGATTGCTCAAGAGGCCCACCTCCTTTGTCGCAGCTTTGTTGCTGAAAAGTGTGGCAAAGAAGCGGCGGAAGTTGTACCGATTCTCTATGGAGGTTCAGTCAAACCAGAGAATATTGGAGAGCTTATTCAAAAGCCCGATATCGATGGCGCTTTAATCGGAGGAGCCTCGCTCGAAGTTGATTCCTTTGCTCAAATCATTCACAACGTTGAGGAAACCTTAAAATGA
- the secG gene encoding preprotein translocase subunit SecG, with amino-acid sequence MTTLFYIFLFLFLGICALLSFVILIQESKSMGLGASFGGDAGDSLFGTSTAMVLKKFTAYLAGIFMIVCLMLSFWSSSISRAHKAPIPQVEIEEAKQ; translated from the coding sequence ATGACAACCCTTTTTTATATTTTCTTATTTCTCTTTCTAGGGATTTGCGCCTTGCTATCTTTTGTGATATTGATTCAAGAAAGCAAGAGCATGGGACTTGGCGCATCTTTTGGAGGCGATGCAGGTGACTCTCTTTTTGGAACGTCAACTGCTATGGTTCTTAAAAAGTTTACAGCCTATCTTGCAGGGATCTTTATGATCGTTTGCTTGATGCTTTCATTTTGGTCCTCTTCCATTTCGCGTGCTCATAAAGCCCCCATTCCCCAAGTTGAAATTGAGGAAGCAAAGCAATAA
- the def gene encoding peptide deformylase yields the protein MLRDLTYYGNPVLRKKCQQIEEITDEIRRLGQDLMETVLAMDGAGLSAPQVGELHRIFVIRYANGQDSEGWPIICPPCVFINPILSNPSIEMITHGEGCMSIPGIYEKVTRPRTIEVEYMDLEGKMHKEIATDWRARAIMHENDHLNGVLNIDRIHPNRKKKIEGALREIKKQYN from the coding sequence ATGTTACGAGACCTCACCTACTACGGCAACCCGGTCCTTCGGAAAAAGTGTCAGCAGATTGAAGAGATCACAGACGAAATCCGTCGATTGGGTCAAGATCTCATGGAAACTGTTCTTGCCATGGATGGAGCTGGTCTTTCTGCCCCGCAAGTGGGTGAGCTTCATCGCATTTTTGTCATTCGCTATGCCAATGGCCAAGATAGCGAAGGATGGCCTATCATCTGTCCTCCTTGTGTGTTTATCAATCCCATTCTTTCTAATCCATCCATAGAAATGATCACCCATGGTGAAGGGTGCATGTCGATTCCAGGCATCTATGAGAAAGTGACTCGGCCCCGCACCATTGAAGTCGAGTACATGGACTTAGAAGGGAAGATGCATAAAGAGATTGCAACAGACTGGCGTGCCCGCGCCATCATGCATGAAAATGACCATCTCAACGGTGTTCTCAACATCGACCGGATCCACCCCAATAGAAAGAAAAAAATTGAAGGAGCTCTCCGGGAAATCAAAAAGCAGTACAATTAA
- a CDS encoding LPS-assembly protein LptD: MRVLFLVASFLLFGSVFATDTTQFTVNLKNPIYKEGVISTDQGGVITSPELRIQARHIVYINKIEKGKSIHQVIAEGDLMLDNMGRIYIGRRLEYDFITKTGVVYEGATAVDLWFLGGEKIRLNPDRSYYLYNAFITTSESKKADWKIQSRELEIDRKSQLTGKNVTFRFWDTPILWVPAFKSNLIKPLTETPVRYKIEWDKGLWPKLSMRYRIFSWENLDLFFRLNIRPSKGVGGAIESNYRSLDKRKRLQTKSYADHDAFFRDTDSDKARFHYRLQGLYEARSEDNRSQIYLTYDKLSDRNMQVDFPTPDFEVSTVKETFLKIRNYQDWMILGINARPRINSFQGLKQELPESFWTPHPFTIGPTGIISENRLRVSYLDYVSANDIERAVPDFHSARIATHNELYRPFTYKGLNITPLIGFTGIFYNESRDGGAVGQAVLNYELFINLNLYRHYQTLRHVFEPYIHYKGLTHPTISPDRPYIFDIDDGFNRLYQLQTGVRNSFYLKKYPLFEPNFIADIYLYAFFADRTFKKTIPKVQGLFTWNFPTAKLTSQIGWNVEEQVFDFANVGLAWTINENFAFKTEFRHRSRFEWRKNELHNYIMEVTRGIPELLRSPLSDGRNTLLTRLQMKIAPQWTARFESHIGWGRGGEPNYNEAKVELITLISTSWKLRLIFTHSPAPKKKNDRFSFAFSLVRK, translated from the coding sequence ATGCGCGTTTTATTTCTCGTCGCCTCATTCCTACTTTTTGGATCTGTCTTTGCAACAGATACCACGCAATTCACCGTGAATCTAAAAAACCCCATTTACAAAGAGGGAGTGATTTCGACAGATCAAGGAGGAGTGATCACTTCACCTGAACTACGGATTCAAGCACGTCACATTGTCTACATCAACAAAATAGAAAAGGGAAAGTCGATTCATCAGGTCATTGCTGAAGGAGATCTGATGCTCGACAATATGGGGCGTATTTACATTGGGCGTCGTCTAGAATATGACTTCATCACAAAAACTGGAGTCGTTTATGAAGGGGCTACTGCTGTTGATCTTTGGTTTTTAGGAGGAGAAAAAATTCGCCTCAATCCTGATCGCAGCTACTACCTCTATAATGCTTTCATCACCACAAGTGAGAGTAAAAAAGCTGATTGGAAAATCCAATCAAGAGAACTTGAGATCGACAGAAAAAGTCAACTGACCGGGAAAAATGTGACCTTTCGTTTTTGGGACACCCCGATCCTTTGGGTTCCTGCCTTTAAGAGTAATCTCATTAAACCTCTAACTGAAACCCCGGTTCGGTATAAAATCGAATGGGATAAAGGGCTGTGGCCCAAGCTGAGTATGCGTTACCGCATCTTCTCTTGGGAGAATCTCGACCTCTTTTTCCGCCTCAACATCCGTCCTTCTAAAGGGGTTGGGGGAGCTATTGAAAGTAACTACCGTTCACTAGATAAACGGAAAAGACTGCAAACAAAAAGTTACGCAGATCACGATGCATTTTTCCGCGATACAGATTCAGATAAAGCCCGTTTCCACTACCGCCTCCAAGGCCTTTATGAAGCACGGAGCGAAGACAACCGCTCTCAAATCTACTTGACTTACGACAAACTCAGCGATAGGAACATGCAAGTCGATTTTCCGACGCCTGATTTTGAAGTTTCTACTGTCAAAGAGACCTTTTTAAAAATTCGTAATTACCAAGATTGGATGATTTTGGGGATCAATGCGAGGCCAAGAATTAACTCTTTCCAAGGACTCAAGCAGGAATTGCCTGAATCGTTTTGGACACCTCATCCTTTTACAATTGGGCCAACAGGAATCATTTCAGAAAATCGCTTGCGCGTCTCCTATCTTGACTACGTGTCGGCAAATGATATCGAAAGAGCTGTCCCCGACTTTCATTCTGCCCGCATCGCGACACACAACGAACTCTACCGTCCTTTTACTTATAAAGGACTCAACATCACCCCGCTCATTGGCTTTACCGGCATTTTCTATAATGAAAGCCGTGATGGAGGTGCTGTGGGACAAGCCGTTCTCAACTATGAGCTATTTATCAATCTCAATTTATACCGTCACTATCAGACGCTTCGTCATGTCTTTGAACCCTACATCCATTATAAAGGACTCACACACCCAACCATTTCTCCAGACAGACCCTACATTTTTGATATCGACGATGGCTTCAACCGCCTTTACCAATTGCAAACAGGAGTGCGCAATTCCTTCTATTTAAAAAAATACCCCCTCTTCGAACCCAATTTTATTGCCGACATCTATCTCTACGCATTTTTTGCCGATCGAACCTTTAAGAAAACCATTCCTAAGGTCCAAGGCCTTTTTACCTGGAATTTTCCAACTGCCAAGCTCACAAGTCAAATTGGATGGAACGTTGAAGAGCAGGTCTTTGACTTTGCCAATGTCGGACTGGCCTGGACTATCAATGAAAACTTCGCATTCAAAACCGAATTTCGCCATCGCAGCCGGTTTGAATGGCGTAAAAACGAGCTTCATAACTACATCATGGAAGTCACGCGTGGTATCCCAGAACTACTACGCTCCCCTCTTTCAGATGGGCGTAACACCCTTCTCACCCGTCTTCAAATGAAAATCGCCCCTCAGTGGACCGCCCGATTCGAGTCCCACATCGGATGGGGACGAGGTGGCGAGCCCAACTATAATGAAGCAAAAGTGGAGCTGATTACTCTCATCAGTACAAGCTGGAAGCTTCGCCTGATTTTCACTCATTCTCCTGCCCCTAAGAAGAAGAATGACCGCTTTTCTTTCGCCTTCTCTTTAGTCAGAAAATAA
- a CDS encoding HEAT repeat domain-containing protein produces the protein MGLCRWLTLFLLSLSISIQGSENSSKHQVLYLMQAGHIAKGIQLYQKLKEDTLKHDFPILEQMGYILLSQGAKSGDEECQLLSMYGAGMAGTLESMDIYQMGMESPNPMTQMATIHFLTEIQDDRAEELLLKAFSSPYLLIRLEAAYALAIRKSLSATGLIDSLMQRLPPPMYVYFPDLFAMIGTADAMGVLQRLMGNRILSVRLASFLAAAKFGRDDFIGDIRTSLTHSDEAELETCAAAVGYLQDSHSIPALRKLTKSKSPNVQLAACRALILLGEQEYQSQIMESAANKNPLAINLLTNLPNTESLLAKLAFDYNFHTRVNAALALLKKRDTRALPTLMKLLIRDEKDLGLEPMTSLGHSLMAWKVIPSCTQYAKKTERDIPSITLAVREQILQDALELPEESFLAIAEKIFDEKQNDLIPLLIHLLENLKTEKAIQLLQKESRRAGAPFIRTYCHLALYRLRIEGPHRETLFKWIEEKKDHELIRFRPMLPWTEKNVSSQFLLTPEETSRLLVEAYVTLADQHDPEGIDILLNAILEGNEKNRYALAGLLLKSIQ, from the coding sequence ATGGGACTATGTCGATGGCTAACCCTTTTTCTTTTGAGTCTCTCAATTTCTATTCAAGGCTCCGAAAACTCTTCTAAACATCAAGTCCTCTACCTGATGCAAGCAGGTCATATTGCAAAAGGAATCCAGCTGTATCAGAAGCTCAAAGAAGACACCCTCAAACATGACTTTCCCATTTTAGAGCAAATGGGGTATATCCTTCTCAGTCAGGGGGCCAAAAGTGGGGATGAAGAGTGCCAACTCCTCAGTATGTATGGGGCCGGCATGGCCGGAACACTTGAAAGCATGGACATCTACCAAATGGGAATGGAAAGCCCAAACCCTATGACACAAATGGCTACAATTCACTTTTTGACTGAAATTCAAGATGATCGCGCAGAAGAGCTCCTGCTAAAAGCTTTTTCTTCTCCCTATCTCTTAATCCGCCTTGAAGCTGCATATGCCCTAGCCATTAGAAAATCTCTGAGTGCAACGGGGCTGATTGATTCTCTGATGCAACGCCTTCCCCCCCCAATGTACGTTTACTTTCCTGACCTTTTTGCCATGATTGGGACCGCAGATGCGATGGGTGTTTTACAACGCCTCATGGGAAACCGCATTTTAAGTGTCCGTCTCGCCTCTTTCCTCGCTGCAGCAAAATTTGGAAGAGATGATTTTATAGGAGATATTCGGACGAGCCTGACTCATTCAGATGAAGCAGAGCTTGAGACCTGTGCGGCTGCTGTCGGATACCTTCAAGATTCTCACTCGATCCCAGCTTTAAGAAAGCTCACAAAATCAAAGTCTCCAAATGTCCAACTTGCGGCATGTCGCGCCTTAATCCTTCTTGGCGAACAAGAGTATCAGTCGCAAATCATGGAAAGTGCTGCAAATAAAAACCCCCTTGCTATCAACCTTCTCACAAACCTTCCCAACACAGAGTCTCTTCTTGCAAAGCTTGCATTCGATTACAACTTTCATACACGAGTCAATGCAGCTCTTGCCCTTCTTAAAAAGCGTGATACTCGGGCACTTCCGACTCTGATGAAACTTTTGATTCGCGATGAAAAAGATTTAGGGCTCGAACCCATGACTTCTCTCGGACACTCTCTCATGGCATGGAAAGTGATCCCCTCCTGCACACAATATGCAAAAAAAACTGAAAGAGACATTCCATCCATTACACTCGCTGTGCGCGAACAAATTCTTCAAGATGCTCTTGAACTCCCAGAAGAGTCTTTTTTAGCCATTGCTGAAAAAATCTTCGATGAAAAGCAAAATGATCTGATTCCTCTCCTCATTCATCTTTTAGAAAATTTGAAAACAGAAAAAGCAATTCAACTTCTGCAGAAGGAATCTCGACGCGCTGGTGCTCCTTTTATCCGGACTTACTGCCATCTTGCTCTTTATCGGTTGAGAATTGAAGGTCCTCATCGAGAAACTCTGTTCAAATGGATTGAAGAAAAAAAAGACCATGAACTGATCCGTTTTCGGCCTATGCTTCCTTGGACAGAAAAAAATGTCTCGAGTCAGTTTCTACTCACCCCAGAAGAAACATCCCGTTTACTCGTCGAGGCCTATGTTACCTTGGCAGATCAGCATGATCCCGAAGGAATCGACATTCTCTTAAATGCTATTCTCGAAGGAAATGAAAAAAACCGGTATGCTTTAGCAGGGCTTCTTTTGAAGTCAATTCAATAA
- a CDS encoding Maf family protein: protein MQKVLLGSRSPRRQEILRYFHLPFEIESPEFDEDSISFKGNPAQYVITIAEGKGKSLQTQYPDHVIITADTIVLYQDRPLLKPIDEKDAMEMLKNLSGQTHHVYTAVSVRYQDQVHTDVGKTAVAFNHLTDKQIERYLQSAHGIDKAGSYGGQEIGSLLIDSIDGSFYNMIGLPVNILNRLLNQVGIDLWDYVDG, encoded by the coding sequence ATGCAGAAAGTTTTACTTGGTTCAAGATCCCCCAGAAGGCAAGAAATTCTCCGCTACTTTCACCTTCCTTTTGAAATCGAATCTCCAGAGTTTGACGAAGACTCGATCTCTTTTAAAGGAAATCCTGCGCAATACGTGATAACTATTGCCGAAGGAAAAGGCAAATCTCTCCAAACTCAGTATCCAGACCACGTCATTATCACTGCAGACACCATCGTGCTCTATCAAGATCGCCCTCTACTCAAGCCCATAGACGAAAAAGATGCGATGGAAATGCTCAAAAATCTTTCAGGTCAAACCCATCATGTTTACACTGCTGTTTCAGTCCGTTATCAAGACCAAGTTCATACAGATGTTGGGAAAACAGCAGTTGCGTTTAATCATTTGACGGATAAACAAATCGAAAGGTATCTTCAATCAGCACATGGAATAGATAAAGCAGGGAGTTATGGCGGCCAGGAAATTGGAAGCCTCTTGATTGATTCGATCGATGGAAGTTTCTATAATATGATCGGACTCCCAGTAAACATTCTCAACCGTCTTCTCAATCAAGTAGGAATTGATTTATGGGACTATGTCGATGGCTAA
- a CDS encoding DUF3604 domain-containing protein yields MRRSISYAEPKVALAGETKTWKFIFTPGADLPKGARLKFDLSSKGRDFDWEIPQTNLKAKKNLIWLEASGKKALAAKEVFIPEHSLPQFEFILPGDVKAGDPITIFVGSPEDATDGKGNRAQTNTLRRRPFYLFVDPKGKGEYKETEIFHLDVRGNDLHSIRIIAPSMVTKNQRFDVIVRFEDEFGNLTGKAPEGTLIEFSYEKLRENINWKLFVPETGFINLPNLYFNEPGIYRIQLKNLVTNEIFYSAPIKCFAENQGQLFWGLFHGESLLWDATENIESCLRYQRDEKAIQFFSTSSFESEDETSVENWKAIYSHVSEFNEDERFTTYLGFQWSGSPGSEGLRQIVYLKDSKQLLRKKESKANNLKKIYKSHTPKDFISIPSFTMGSTTFFDFENFTPEYEKVVEIYNAWGSSECTKAEGNLRPIVSKSKNGIKEKPEGSIRRALNQNHRFGFIAGGLDDRGVYSKLFETDQAQYSPGLTGIIAAAQTRDGLMQAIAKRSCYATTGPRIIVGFHIANEPMGSILNTKAKPGLFYNRHITGFIVGTAPVKEILIIRNGKEYKKMNPNEACFDFVIDDEEPLDKTTLKVKGEEPPFTYYYMRVLQEDEHIAWTSPIWIDLSPPAIVEKKKKV; encoded by the coding sequence ATGCGCCGTTCTATTAGTTATGCCGAACCAAAAGTTGCTCTTGCTGGTGAGACCAAAACTTGGAAGTTCATTTTTACACCTGGTGCCGACCTCCCTAAAGGAGCTCGCCTCAAATTTGACTTGAGCTCGAAAGGACGTGATTTTGACTGGGAAATTCCACAGACAAACCTCAAAGCGAAAAAAAATCTGATCTGGTTAGAAGCCTCAGGGAAAAAAGCCTTAGCAGCTAAAGAAGTGTTCATTCCTGAACATAGTTTACCCCAATTCGAATTTATCCTCCCTGGAGATGTCAAAGCTGGAGACCCTATCACTATTTTTGTTGGTTCTCCCGAAGATGCTACTGATGGGAAAGGCAACCGTGCACAAACAAACACTTTACGTCGCCGCCCTTTTTACCTTTTTGTCGATCCAAAAGGAAAGGGAGAGTATAAAGAAACAGAAATCTTCCATCTAGACGTGCGAGGAAATGACCTCCACTCAATTCGAATCATCGCACCTTCGATGGTGACCAAAAACCAACGTTTTGATGTCATCGTTCGTTTCGAAGATGAATTTGGAAACCTAACAGGTAAAGCTCCAGAGGGAACTCTCATCGAGTTTAGTTATGAAAAACTGAGAGAAAACATCAACTGGAAGCTCTTTGTTCCTGAAACAGGATTCATCAACCTTCCCAATCTTTACTTCAATGAGCCCGGAATTTACCGTATTCAGCTTAAGAATCTCGTAACGAATGAAATCTTTTACTCAGCTCCTATAAAATGTTTTGCAGAAAACCAAGGACAACTTTTTTGGGGACTTTTTCATGGAGAATCTCTTCTTTGGGACGCTACTGAAAACATTGAATCTTGTCTTCGCTATCAACGTGACGAAAAAGCGATCCAATTTTTCTCGACCTCCTCTTTCGAAAGTGAAGATGAAACCTCAGTAGAAAACTGGAAGGCTATCTATTCTCATGTCTCAGAATTTAATGAAGACGAACGTTTTACAACATATCTAGGTTTTCAATGGTCAGGTTCTCCTGGGTCAGAAGGCCTAAGACAAATTGTCTACCTTAAAGACAGCAAACAACTCCTTCGCAAAAAAGAAAGTAAGGCTAACAACCTCAAAAAAATCTACAAAAGCCATACTCCAAAAGATTTTATCTCAATTCCTTCGTTCACTATGGGTTCAACCACGTTTTTTGACTTTGAAAACTTCACTCCTGAATACGAAAAAGTAGTCGAAATCTATAATGCTTGGGGATCTTCTGAATGCACGAAAGCCGAAGGAAATCTCCGTCCAATCGTTTCGAAATCTAAAAATGGAATTAAAGAAAAACCCGAAGGATCTATAAGACGCGCTTTAAATCAAAATCACCGCTTTGGATTTATTGCAGGAGGTCTCGACGACAGAGGTGTCTATTCAAAGCTCTTTGAAACAGACCAAGCTCAATACTCTCCAGGCCTCACAGGAATTATTGCAGCAGCGCAAACTCGCGATGGACTCATGCAAGCCATTGCAAAAAGGTCTTGCTATGCAACAACAGGACCTCGCATCATTGTCGGATTTCATATTGCGAATGAACCTATGGGATCAATTTTAAACACCAAAGCAAAACCCGGGCTTTTTTATAATCGTCACATCACAGGTTTTATTGTCGGAACTGCTCCAGTCAAGGAAATCCTCATCATCCGTAACGGAAAAGAATATAAAAAGATGAACCCTAATGAAGCCTGTTTCGATTTTGTCATCGATGATGAAGAACCTCTAGATAAAACAACTTTAAAAGTCAAAGGTGAGGAGCCTCCCTTTACATATTATTACATGCGTGTCCTACAAGAAGATGAACACATCGCTTGGACTTCCCCTATTTGGATCGACCTCTCACCTCCAGCAATTGTTGAAAAGAAGAAGAAAGTGTGA